The genome window CACTCCCGTGACATCCCCTCTCCCAAGCCGCCAATGCGCGGTTCTAGCATCGGCATGCGCAGCGGCAAACCGAAAGCGCAGCGACAACTCCACGATCACACTCAACGCGTGGCTGCAATACGCCGCATTCGCCGACGGCGAGCGGATGCAGCGCGCCGACGGCCAGCCGCAGAGGGTGACCAGCACGCCGCTGACGCTGTGGCTGGACAGCCGCGGCCATGCGGTACGCAACGATCTGATGGCCGGTCCGCAGGCCGTGGTCAACGGGATCAACGACGCCTCGTGCAGCACCAGCCAGATCAGCACCATCGGCAGCGCCGTGAACCCGGCGCGCACCTATTCGCAGAACGCAAAAACCTATCTCACCGGCGCGCGCTACACCTCCAGGTTCGGTGCATACAACGCCAGCCGCTACAGCACCGCCACCTCCAACTTCGTCAGCAGCGTGCGGTGGAGACGCCGACAGCCACGAGTACTTCGCAGAAAACACCCAGACGCAGAACTGAGCCGGACGGACCAAACGCCGTCGCATGCGCGGCGGCCGGATCGTCGACGCTGCCGCGCCCGGAGGCGGATCGCAGATGAGGAACGGCCACTTCCAATGCGACCTGGCCAGAACCACATGGCGGGGTGATCCGCGTCGGCCGATCGCGCGCACGATGCTCCGAATGCAGACACGCAAAAACGCGGTCCGGCGTAGCAGCCAACGGATGCGGTCGCCGGCGGCCGCGCCGGCGGTGGTCGGCGCATTACCCTGGATACGGCTGAAGCAGCGGCGATCCAGCCGGGGCGCTCCTGCCGCAGGTGCCCGATCGCCGGTTCCAGCGCCAGCCGGCATTCGATCCTGCGCCACTGCCGGCGCACGAGCGACCAGGGCTTGCCCAGACGCCGGCGCTGGCCGCCGGCCACTACGCGCGCCCGCGCCACCACTGCAGAGAGTTGCCCGCGAAGCGACCACGATCGAGCGGTCGTCCATCAACGTGGCGGCGCTCAGGCGGCGCTGGTGGAGATATCCCACGCATTGCCGGCAAGCCAAGCGACAGTGTCTCGAGAAATCGCGTCAATGAACCCGGCCCTTTCCCGTAGACAAGTTCGCCGCCCTTCCGTAGAAAATTTCAAAATGGTGGCAAGGCGATAACGGCAAAAAAGCGCCGGAAGCCGAAAAATGCACGACGAGCGCAAGGCGCCGAAAGCCAAACGGAAGGTAAAGAGACCCCGGCATGGCGGACCGGTTCTTTGGATTTTCTCACATGGCACATTAGAATGTAAATTCTAATTACGCCCTCATCTCAAGGGGCGCCCGCATGTCGAAGACAAGTACAAGCACCTACATGCCACGGGTGCTGGTCTTGGACGACGATTCGGCAATGGCGCAGGTCGTCGTCGACCATCTCCGCATGCAACGCATGGAAGCATCCGCGGTCAGTACCAGCGCCGCCATGAAGCAACAGCTGCGCATACAGCAGCCAGATATTTTGCTGCTCGATCTGATGCTACAGGATGAGGATGGACTGAATCTTCTGCGTGAATTGCGCCGCGACTCGGATATTCCTGTGATAATCATCACAGGTCACAGGCACGACGAGATCGATCGCGTGGTCGGCCTGGAACTGGGTGCCGACGACTATCTGCCCAAGCCGTTCGGCCTGCACGAGCTCACCGCGCGCGTCCGCGCAGTCCTGCGCCGGCATTCCCTTGCGCGCTCCGCACCGGCCCATGCATCCGATGAGGGCGGCTACGCATTCGGCGACTGGCATTTCGACCTGAATGCGCGCACGGTGACCGCCGTCGGTAGCCAGCCCATCGCGTTGACCAAGGGCGAGTATGCGCTGCTGCGCGCCTTCGCCGATGCGCCGGGAAGGCCGCTCAGCCGCGAGCATCTGCTGCGGGCCACACGCCTGCACGACGATGTCTTCGATCGCAGCATCGACGTCCAGATCCTGCGGCTGCGCCGCAAACTGGAACGCGATCCCAGGTCTCCGCAGCTGATCGTCACCACCCGCGGTGTGGGCTATGTCTTCACCCCGCAGGTGGAGCGGACGCGATGATCCGACGCGCGCGTACAGCCTTCTTGCGGAATGTCCTGGCCGTGCTGAGCGCATGCGCCAGCCCCGCAGCCATGACCGCACAGAGCGAACGCGCGTCGAACGAACCGATCCATCCGCTGCCCGCGCCGACCGGATTGGATCCGGCCAGGGTCGCGCTGGGCGCGCGCCTGTTCCGCGACCCGCGCCTGTCCGGCGATGGCCGGCTCTCGTGCCAGTCCTGCCACGACATCGGCAGCAATGGTGCCGGCCATCGAGCGCTGACCGAGGTCGACGGCAGGCCCCCGCCCCTGTTCAACACTCCCACCGTGTTCAATGCTGCGCTGTCCTTCCGCCTGAACTGGGGAGGGGAATTGCGCACGCTGCACGAACAGGCGCTGGCGTCGCTGCAGAATCCAGGGGAAATGCGGGCCGATGTGGCAACGGTCATACGGCGATTGCGCGACGATGCCGGGTCCGTCCGCGATTTCGAACGTGCCTACCGGCGCCCCCCCGACCGCGCGACGCTGCTCGATGCGATCGCCAGCTACGAACGCTCGCTCACCACGCCCGGCAGCCGCTTCGATCGCTGGCTGCAAGGCGACGACGACGCGCTGACAGCGCAGGAGCTGCGTGGCTACCGCAGTTTCAAATCGGTAGGCTGCATCGCCTGCCATCAGGGCCGCGGCGTAGGCGGGAACCTGTTCCAGCGTAGTGGGGTGTTTTCTCCAGCCGCCCGCCACAGCGTGGACAGGTTGCGCGTTCCGAGCCTGCGCAATGTCGCCGCGACCGCGCCCTATTTCCATGATGGCAGCGCACCGACCCTGGAGTGCGCTATCGACGCAATGGCGCGGGCGCAGCTCGCCGTGGTGCTGCGCCGCGAGGAGATCGCCGACATCGCCGCGTTCTTGCGGGCGCTCACCGGCAACCATGACGGACACCCGGTCACGGATCAACCGCGATGAAGACCGTCATCGCCATGTCCACCATCCTGCTGGTCGCGATGGCGACCGTCGAAACCGTTACCCGCCTGCTCGACGAGCGGGCCCATCGTTACGACCTGGCCATGAGCACTCTGGATGCGCTGAACATCGCCGACACCTGCATGCATAAGGGCGTACTGGAATTGCGTGCGGGCCTGCTGCACGACGACGACCGCATCGTCGACGACGACCGGCACGCCTGGAAAGCGCTGCAGCAACTGCATGGATTGGCGCAATCCGACGAACCGCTGATCGCGGCGATCCGCGCGCTCGAGCGAGACTATCGGTCCAAGTCGGCGCAACTGGAACTGTTCAAGACGCAGAACGCGCTGCTCGGAAATTCGCTGGCGTACTTCTGGCGCGAGAGCGACGCACGCATGCGCGACAGCCTCGACCGGGCCGAGCTGCGACGGCTCGGCGCGCTGGGCAGCGCGATGCACCGCCTCAGCATGGACAACAGCGCGGACATCCAGGCGCTGGCGCGCGCGCGACTGGAGGCCGCCACGCGCGGTCGCGGACCATCCCCCTTGCTGGTGCACGGACGCATGCTGCTGGAGCTGCTGCCGGCGACAGAGGCCAGCATCGAACGCATGCGTCCCGTCACTGAACTGGCGTCCTACCGCCGCGTGCGCGGCGACCTCCAACAGCGCATGCTCGCGCTCGATACGCTGCGCGCAACGCTGCGCCTGTGCATGCTGGCGATGGCCGCGATCATGGTCGCGATGCTGGTGCACCTGACCCTGCTGCTACGCCGCCGTGCGAGCACGCTGCGCCGGCGCGCCGAGTTCGGCCGCATCATGGTGTCGATCTCGCGCGAGCTGATCGGCAGCGATCGCGCGCGGATCGACCACGCCATCACCGCGGCGGCCGGACGTATCGCGGCCTGGCTCGATCTGCCGTATTCGGCCCTGATCCTCGACGGCGGCGCCGCGCCGGCCTCGATCTGGCCGGAACCGCGCGATGCCCGGGTACATGCGGCCACCGCAGCGGCGCTGGCGCTGCCGGTCGCGGCGGACGGCGCGCCGCACGACATGGCCGCCGTCGCCGGCGGGGGCGATGCCGTACCGCTGCCGCACCCTGCCGGCAAGCGGCTGCGCGGGGCCCATTGGGTGTACCTGAGGCGTCATTCCGGCGGCGGCACGGCGATGTTGTGCCTGCAACGCAATGAGCGACACGGCGGCTTCCCGCGCAATTCAGAATTGTTTCCGTTGCTGTACAGCGCGCTGGACATGCTGGCCGAGGCGGTGATCCGGCGCAGGCTCGAGAACGAAGCCAACGCATTGGAGAGACGCCTGGAGCAGGCAAGACGCATGGAGACCATCGGCGCCATGGCCAGCGGCATCTCGCACAACTTCAACAACATCGTCGGCGCGATCCGCGCCAACGCGGAGATGGCGCTGTCCGCCCTGTCGCCCGGCGCGCATGCGCGTTCCCACCTGGTGGCGATCGAGCGGGCCACCGGCCACGCCAGCAATCTGATCGAGGCGATCCTGGATTTCGGCCGCGCGCAAAAACACAATGTGCAACTGGTCGATCTGGCTGCGCTGCTGCGGGAGACGCAGACGCTGTTGCGCGTGTCGTTCTCCGGCGCGGTAAGGCTAGACGTGCGGATCGACGACCGGCCGCTGTATGTGCAGGGCAATGCCTCGCAATTGCAGCAGGTGATCCTCAATCTGGTCCACAACGCGGTGCGGGCCATGCGCCGGCGGGGCATCGTGTCGATCCGGCTAAGCGTCGGCACCGACCAACGGACGCTGCGCCTGAGCGTCGCCGACCGCGGCATCGGCATTCCCGCCGATCGCCTCAAGCGCATTTTCTATCCGTTCTACACCACCCGTGCCGGCGGCAACGGATTGGGCCTGGCGACGGTCAAGCAAATCGTCGGCAACCACGATGGCCGGATCGAGGTGCACAGCCAGGTCGGCACCGGGACTACGTTCGTCATCGAATTGCCGCTCTGCCTGCCCTGCACCGCGCAAGTACAGCAGCCCGTCCAGCCCAGCCATCGTCGACTGCTGCTGCTGTGCGCGGATCGCGCCGCGCTCGAACGCTTGGAAGAGATGCTGGCCGCGCTCGGCCACGAGCCTGTCGGGCATCTGCAAGCCGCCGCTGCGTGCCGCATGCTGCTCGACGAGCCAGACAGGTTCGACGGACTGGTCGTGCAATGCGACGACGCCGATGCCGCCGACCAGGCTATCCACGCCCTGAACGCCGTCGCCCCGCAGTTGCCGCTGCTGCTGATTCAGGCCGGGCAGCCGCCCGCCGCGGCGGCACGCGCTCGCAGCGACTACCAGATGCTGCGGACGCCTTATTCGCCAGGATCGCTGGCGCAGGCGCTGGAACGGACATTGCGGGCGCAAGCGCCGGCATTTTCCACGACGCCAAAGCCTCTGTGACAAATGAAACAAAGCGGCACCGATCTGAAACCCCGACGTAGCCGGGCAGGCATACCGTGAAGTCCGGCCGGGCGCGGTACCGGTCCCCTCATCCGAACCACGAGGCGCTCATGGATCTGCGACCCACCGATCTTCCTTTGCTCGTGTCGCTCGACACGCTCCTGGAGCTGAAGAACGTCACCCGTGCCGCACAGCGGCTGCACATGAGCCAGCCTGCGCTGTCTTCGCAACTGGCACGCTTGCGTGTGCTGTTCAAGGACCCATTGCTCACGCCATCGGAAACCGGGCGCGGCATGGTCGCCACGCCGATGGCGCTGGCGCTGGAGGCGCCGCTGCGCGACGCGATCGGGCGGCTGAGCCTGTTGGGAAAACACGGCAACGCGTTCGAGCCGTCCACCGCAGAGATCACCTTCCGCATCGCCGGCAGCGCCTACGCATTCGCCACGCTGGCCGCGAGCCTGGTTTGCCGGGTGCACGCCTGCGGCAATCCGGCGATCGGCTTGAGTTTCGTACACGTTGCCGGCCAGGCGGCGCTGGAGGCGTTCGAAAACGGCGACATCGATGTGCTGTTGGACGGCGCCCATGCCATTCATCCGTCCCTGCGCATGCGCCGTCTGTCAGACGACCGCTATGTGATGGCGCAGCGCCACGGCCACCCGCGCGGCTCCCTGCCGCCGGCACTGGAAGAATATTGCGCACTGCAGCACGTGCAACTGGTCCACTCTCCCGGCAACGACGTGATCGATGTGGAACTGCAGGCGCTGGGACTGACCCGCCAGGTCGCGGTGACGGCCGCGAACCACGGCATGCTGCTGGACATCCTGGCCCATACCGACATGGTCGCCACCGTTCCGGCCTGCCTGCTGACGGCTGCTGCCGAGGCGGAGGTAGCGCATTTCGAGTTGCCCTTCGCGCTCCCAGATGCAGCGCTGGCGATGGCCTGGCATCGGCGCAGCGACGGCCACACCGCGCACCGCTGGTTGCGCGAGTGCGTTCTGGCTGTCGCGGAAGCGACCTCGTCCGGGCCGGGCTGGCCCGCTGCCCACGCGCACGCCACGTCCTGCCAGCCCCCGGCGAGTCGGGGATGACCATGACCGAAGAGATCGAACGCCTGCTGCAGCCGATCGACAGCGCCGAGCCAGCCGGACCGAACCTGGAATACGACGCGCAGTTCCAGGCCCTGGAAGAAGCGGCGCGACCGCGCCCGGAACGCGCGCTGGGTGCCGGGGTGATCGCGTCGGAGCAGCCGTCGTGGCGACAAGTGGCCGAGCAGGCTACTGCGTTGCTGCTGCGCGCCAAGGATCTGCGCATGGCCGCCCACCTGTGCACGGCGCGCCTTCATCTGGACGGGTTCGCCGGCTGGGCGGACGGGCTGACCTTGCTCAGCCTGCTGCTGGAACGCTATTGGGACGCTGTCCACCCGCGCCTGGACGCCGACCCCATCGAACGCGTCAATGCCCTCGCCTCGCTGGTCGATCACGCGACGCTGCATACCGTGCGCTCCACCCGATTGTTGCAAGGCCTGCATCCGGCGCATTTCTCGCTGCGCGACCTGCGCCTGGCGCAAGGCGTGCAACGCGAGGCGGATGGCGTCGACGAGGAGCGCCCCGGGCTAGGTGCGATCGATACCTGCCTGCGCGAGACTCCGCTGCAGGCGCTGGTCGATCTGGACGCGACGCTACTGCGCGCAGAAGAAGCGCTGGCCGCGATCGTCCGACTGTTCAACGAGCGGACGCCGGGCAGCGGTCCGGCACTGGACCCCGCCTTGCGCGACCTGCGCGAACTGCGCGCATTCCTGGCGGCATATCTGCTCGAACGCAACGCGTCCATGGAGCAATCCCCCGCCGACGCTGCCAGCGACGGCGAGCGTGCCGTCGACGTCGCCAGAGCGGCCAACGGGGCGATCGAGCGCCGCGAGGACGTGATGCGCGCACTGCAACAGCTCTGCGACTACTACGCACGGCGCGAACCATCGAGCCCGGTGCCGCTGCTGCTGCGCCGCGCGCAACGCTTGGTCGGGCTGGACTTCGCGGCGCTGTTGCGCGATCTCGCCCCTGGCGGCATTGCCGAATTGCGGGTGATCTCCGGCGATCCGCACGACGCCTGAACGCGGCCACTGTTCAGATGCGGCTGGAGGACCAATAGACCGCCATCGCGCCGAGCAGCATGCACGCGCCCCACAACGGCAGTTTCCACCAACCCGCCATTGCCGCACGACGACGGCGCGGCATCATCGCGGGGGAGGTTGCGGACGCCTGGAATGTTGCGGATGCCGTTGCGGGCGGCGCGAC of Xanthomonas translucens pv. cerealis contains these proteins:
- a CDS encoding response regulator transcription factor, which encodes MSKTSTSTYMPRVLVLDDDSAMAQVVVDHLRMQRMEASAVSTSAAMKQQLRIQQPDILLLDLMLQDEDGLNLLRELRRDSDIPVIIITGHRHDEIDRVVGLELGADDYLPKPFGLHELTARVRAVLRRHSLARSAPAHASDEGGYAFGDWHFDLNARTVTAVGSQPIALTKGEYALLRAFADAPGRPLSREHLLRATRLHDDVFDRSIDVQILRLRRKLERDPRSPQLIVTTRGVGYVFTPQVERTR
- a CDS encoding two-component system VirA-like sensor kinase, with the translated sequence MKTVIAMSTILLVAMATVETVTRLLDERAHRYDLAMSTLDALNIADTCMHKGVLELRAGLLHDDDRIVDDDRHAWKALQQLHGLAQSDEPLIAAIRALERDYRSKSAQLELFKTQNALLGNSLAYFWRESDARMRDSLDRAELRRLGALGSAMHRLSMDNSADIQALARARLEAATRGRGPSPLLVHGRMLLELLPATEASIERMRPVTELASYRRVRGDLQQRMLALDTLRATLRLCMLAMAAIMVAMLVHLTLLLRRRASTLRRRAEFGRIMVSISRELIGSDRARIDHAITAAAGRIAAWLDLPYSALILDGGAAPASIWPEPRDARVHAATAAALALPVAADGAPHDMAAVAGGGDAVPLPHPAGKRLRGAHWVYLRRHSGGGTAMLCLQRNERHGGFPRNSELFPLLYSALDMLAEAVIRRRLENEANALERRLEQARRMETIGAMASGISHNFNNIVGAIRANAEMALSALSPGAHARSHLVAIERATGHASNLIEAILDFGRAQKHNVQLVDLAALLRETQTLLRVSFSGAVRLDVRIDDRPLYVQGNASQLQQVILNLVHNAVRAMRRRGIVSIRLSVGTDQRTLRLSVADRGIGIPADRLKRIFYPFYTTRAGGNGLGLATVKQIVGNHDGRIEVHSQVGTGTTFVIELPLCLPCTAQVQQPVQPSHRRLLLLCADRAALERLEEMLAALGHEPVGHLQAAAACRMLLDEPDRFDGLVVQCDDADAADQAIHALNAVAPQLPLLLIQAGQPPAAAARARSDYQMLRTPYSPGSLAQALERTLRAQAPAFSTTPKPL
- the tssA gene encoding type VI secretion system protein TssA codes for the protein MTMTEEIERLLQPIDSAEPAGPNLEYDAQFQALEEAARPRPERALGAGVIASEQPSWRQVAEQATALLLRAKDLRMAAHLCTARLHLDGFAGWADGLTLLSLLLERYWDAVHPRLDADPIERVNALASLVDHATLHTVRSTRLLQGLHPAHFSLRDLRLAQGVQREADGVDEERPGLGAIDTCLRETPLQALVDLDATLLRAEEALAAIVRLFNERTPGSGPALDPALRDLRELRAFLAAYLLERNASMEQSPADAASDGERAVDVARAANGAIERREDVMRALQQLCDYYARREPSSPVPLLLRRAQRLVGLDFAALLRDLAPGGIAELRVISGDPHDA
- a CDS encoding cytochrome-c peroxidase; protein product: MTAQSERASNEPIHPLPAPTGLDPARVALGARLFRDPRLSGDGRLSCQSCHDIGSNGAGHRALTEVDGRPPPLFNTPTVFNAALSFRLNWGGELRTLHEQALASLQNPGEMRADVATVIRRLRDDAGSVRDFERAYRRPPDRATLLDAIASYERSLTTPGSRFDRWLQGDDDALTAQELRGYRSFKSVGCIACHQGRGVGGNLFQRSGVFSPAARHSVDRLRVPSLRNVAATAPYFHDGSAPTLECAIDAMARAQLAVVLRREEIADIAAFLRALTGNHDGHPVTDQPR
- a CDS encoding LysR family transcriptional regulator, with product MDLRPTDLPLLVSLDTLLELKNVTRAAQRLHMSQPALSSQLARLRVLFKDPLLTPSETGRGMVATPMALALEAPLRDAIGRLSLLGKHGNAFEPSTAEITFRIAGSAYAFATLAASLVCRVHACGNPAIGLSFVHVAGQAALEAFENGDIDVLLDGAHAIHPSLRMRRLSDDRYVMAQRHGHPRGSLPPALEEYCALQHVQLVHSPGNDVIDVELQALGLTRQVAVTAANHGMLLDILAHTDMVATVPACLLTAAAEAEVAHFELPFALPDAALAMAWHRRSDGHTAHRWLRECVLAVAEATSSGPGWPAAHAHATSCQPPASRG